A window of Ovis canadensis isolate MfBH-ARS-UI-01 breed Bighorn chromosome X, ARS-UI_OviCan_v2, whole genome shotgun sequence contains these coding sequences:
- the GPR101 gene encoding probable G-protein coupled receptor 101 — MASTCTNSTRENNSSHACMPLSKMPISLAHGIIRSSVLLIFLTASFVGNIVLAFVLQRKPQLLQVTNRFIFNLLVTDLLQISLVAPWVVATSVPIFWPLNSHFCTALVSLTHLFAFASVNTIVVVSVDRYLSIIHPLSYPAKMTPRRGYLLLYGTWIVAILQSTPPLYGWGQAAFDERNALCSMIWGASPSYTIVSVVSFIVIPLIVMIACYSVVFGAARRQHALLYNVKSHSLEVRAKDRVENENEEGSKKDEFQSESEFHGQDEGEVKAKEDSVEAMEGSKKAKKGSVETGEGSMEATGSEEVRESNSTVAKGSTKIQSSRKADKGRLEVTQCNIDLGEDDLEFGEDDLHFSEDDIEAVNIPESLPVSRRNSNGDPPLPRCYQCKAAKVIFLIIFSYVLSLGPYCFLAVLAVWVDVQTKVPQWVITIIIWLFFLQCCIHPYVYGYMHKTIKKEIQDMLKKFFCKEKPPKENSHPDLPGTEAGTEGGTEGKIVPSHDSATSP, encoded by the coding sequence ATGGCGTCCACCTGCACCAACAGCACGCGCGAAAACAACAGCAGCCACGCGTGCATGCCCCTCTCCAAAATGCCCATCAGCCTGGCGCATGGCATCATTCGCTCGAGTGTTCTGCTCATCTTCCTCACCGCCTCCTTCGTGGGCAACATAGTGCTGGCGTTCGTGCTGCAGCGCAAGCCTCAGCTGCTGCAGGTGACCAACCGCTTCATCTTTAACCTCCTCGTCACTGACCTGCTGCAGATCTCGCTCGTGGCCCCCTGGGTGGTGGCCACCTCCGTACCCATCTTCTGGCCCCTCAACAGCCATTTCTGCACTGCCCTGGTTAGCCTCACTCACCTGTTCGCCTTCGCCAGCGTCAACACCATCGTGGTGGTGTCCGTGGATCGCTACCTGTCCATCATCCACCCTCTCTCCTACCCGGCAAAGATGACCCCACGCCGGGGCTACCTGCTCCTCTATGGCACCTGGATCGTGGCCATCCTGCAGAGCACGCCCCCACTCTATGGCTGGGGCCAGGCTGCCTTCGATGAGCGCAATGCCCTTTGCTCCATGATCTGGGGGGCCAGCCCCAGCTACACAATTGTCAGTGTCGTGTCCTTCATCGTCATCCCGCTGATTGTCATGATTGCCTGCTACTCTGTGGTGTTCGGGGCTGCCCGCCGGCAGCACGCACTGCTCTACAACGTCAAGAGCCACAGCTTGGAAGTGCGAGCCAAGGACCGGGTGGAGAATGAGAATGAAGAGGGCAGCAAGAAGGATGAGTTCCAGAGCGAGAGTGAGTTCCATGGCCAGGATGAAGGTGAGGTCAAGGCCAAGGAGGACAGCGTGGAAGCCATGGAGGGCAGCAAGAAGGCCAAAAAAGGGAGCGTGGAGACTGGTGAGGGGAGCATGGAGGCCACTGGCAGTGAAGAGGTCAGAGAAAGCAACTCTACGGTGGCCAAAGGCAGCACCAAAATTCAGAGCAGCAGGAAGGCAGACAAGGGCCGCCTAGAGGTCACCCAGTGCAACATTGACCTGGGTGAAGACGACCTAGAGTTTGGTGAGGATGACCTCCATTTCAGTGAGGATGACATCGAGGCAGTGAACATTCCAGAGAGTCTCCCAGTCAGTCGTCGAAACAGCAACGGTGACCCCCCTCTGCCCAGGTGCTACCAGTGCAAAGCTGCTAAAGTGATCTTCCTCATCATCTTCTCCTACGTGCTGTCTCTGGGGCCCTACTGCTTTCTAGCAGTCCTGGCCGTGTGGGTGGATGTCCAAACCAAGGTACCCCAGTGGGTGATCACCATAATTATCTGGCTTTTCTTCCTGCAGTGCTGCATCCACCCCTACGTCTATGGCTACATGCACAAGACCATCAAGAAGGAGATCCAGGACATGCTGAAGAAGTTTTtctgcaaggagaagcccccCAAAGAAAACAGCCACCCAGACCTGCCCGGAACCGAAGCCGGCACCGAGGGTGGAACTGAAGGCAAGATCGTCCCTTCTCATGATTCTGCCACTTCGCCTTGA